A genomic window from Salmo salar chromosome ssa23, Ssal_v3.1, whole genome shotgun sequence includes:
- the LOC106584577 gene encoding gamma-crystallin M2-like produces MTSTGMNMNGRITFYEDRNFQGRSYECSSDCPDMSSYLSRCQSCRVESGCFMVYDRPNYMGNQWFMKRGEYSDYQRMMGMTDIRSCRMIPMHRGSFRMRIYERENFGGQMHEMMDDCDSIMDRYRMNNCMSCNVMDGHWLMYEQPQYRGRMMYMRPGEYRNFNQMGMGMRFMSMRRINESCY; encoded by the exons ATGACCTCAACTGGCATGAACATGAACGGCAGA ATCACCTTCTACGAGGACAGGAACTTCCAGGGTCGTTCCTATGAGTGCAGCAGCGACTGCCCTGACATGTCCTCCTACCTAAGCCGCTGCCAGTCCTGCAGGGTTGAGAGTGGCTGCTTCATGGTGTACGACCGTCCCAACTACATGGGAAACCAGTGGTTCATGAAGAGGGGAGAGTATTCTGACTACCAGCGCATGATGGGAATGACCGACATCAGGTCCTGCCGCATGATCCCCATG CACAGAGGATCTTTCAGGATGAGGATCTACGAGAGGGAGAACTTTGGAGGTCAGATGCACGAGATGATGGACGACTGTGACAGCATCATGGATCGTTACCGCATGAACAACTGCATGTCCTGCAACGTTATGGACGGCCACTGGCTCATGTATGAGCAGCCCCAGTACAGAGGCAGGATGATGTACATGAGGCCTGGAGAGTACAGAAACTTTAACCAGATGGGCATGGGCATGAGGTTCATGAGCATGAGACGTATCAACGAGTCCTGTTACTAG